From Streptomyces sp. TLI_053, a single genomic window includes:
- a CDS encoding peptidoglycan-binding domain-containing protein → MSVFPIIKRAAVVTATAAVAVTVLAGTASARPSAGEIAYGDRGTGVKCVQLALNASLHSGLQTDGIWGARTESAVRQFQKANHLDVDGIIGVQTGSQLLEIIVHNEHDWGNTCWENLPTW, encoded by the coding sequence ATGTCCGTGTTCCCGATCATCAAGCGCGCCGCCGTCGTGACGGCCACCGCCGCCGTCGCGGTCACCGTTCTCGCGGGCACCGCCAGCGCACGGCCCTCGGCCGGCGAGATCGCCTACGGCGACCGCGGGACCGGCGTCAAGTGCGTGCAGCTCGCGCTGAACGCCTCCCTGCACTCCGGCCTCCAGACGGACGGAATCTGGGGTGCCCGTACCGAGAGCGCCGTGCGCCAGTTCCAGAAGGCCAACCACCTCGACGTGGACGGGATCATCGGCGTCCAGACCGGCTCCCAGCTGCTGGAGATCATCGTCCACAACGAGCACGACTGGGGCAACACCTGCTGGGAGAACCTGCCGACCTGGTAG
- a CDS encoding helix-turn-helix transcriptional regulator — protein sequence MMDRLLPSGEAQKGAVDRLSEELQSLKSSSGLTYARISEHTHYAKSSWERWVNGKQFPPRDAVERIAAVCQADERHLLELWSQAEASRTPAAAPGTAGRSGTPGEGEPASPDHRQVALWSLTVLALALTAGLARSVVQGRELRRGILPGGTLPGGGV from the coding sequence ATGATGGACCGTCTTCTTCCGTCCGGCGAAGCGCAGAAGGGCGCTGTCGACCGGCTCTCCGAGGAGCTTCAGTCGCTGAAGTCCTCGTCCGGCCTCACCTACGCCCGGATCAGTGAGCACACCCACTACGCGAAGTCCTCGTGGGAGCGATGGGTGAACGGCAAGCAGTTCCCGCCGCGTGACGCCGTCGAGCGGATCGCCGCCGTGTGCCAGGCCGACGAACGGCACCTGCTGGAACTGTGGAGCCAGGCGGAGGCCAGCCGCACCCCGGCCGCCGCACCGGGCACTGCCGGCCGCTCCGGCACGCCGGGCGAGGGGGAGCCGGCCTCGCCGGACCACCGGCAGGTGGCTCTGTGGTCGCTGACCGTGCTGGCACTGGCCCTGACGGCGGGTCTGGCGCGCTCCGTCGTCCAGGGACGGGAGCTGCGGCGCGGCATCCTGCCCGGCGGCACCCTTCCCGGCGGCGGCGTGTAG
- a CDS encoding peptidoglycan-binding domain-containing protein codes for MIKNMFRRGAVTLGAAAMAVTALAGVAHADRGVAYIKPGQHSKAVACVQQGLRNAGYSIDVDGLYGNATYAALTDFQHNRGLSADGIVGPKTGDALYYGYLQPSGNLPQIEFCPTVIPTTR; via the coding sequence ATGATCAAGAACATGTTCCGGCGCGGAGCCGTCACCCTCGGCGCCGCGGCCATGGCCGTCACCGCGCTCGCCGGTGTCGCCCACGCCGACCGGGGTGTCGCCTACATCAAGCCCGGCCAGCACAGCAAGGCGGTCGCCTGCGTGCAGCAGGGGCTGCGCAACGCGGGGTACTCCATCGACGTCGACGGCCTGTACGGCAACGCGACCTACGCGGCGCTGACCGACTTCCAGCACAACCGCGGCCTCTCGGCGGACGGCATCGTCGGCCCGAAGACCGGCGACGCCCTGTACTACGGCTACCTCCAGCCCTCGGGCAACCTGCCCCAGATCGAGTTCTGCCCCACGGTCATCCCCACCACCCGCTGA
- a CDS encoding N-acetylmuramoyl-L-alanine amidase: MTTDPTSRPGRRSVLAGAFALGTGTLFATALPAGTARAATGPAIASAATWGARPASGPLTVLPGAPDKVIVHHTATANVTDYSQAAAFSLARSMQTYQMDSEGWIDTGQHFTVSRGAYITEGRHNSLSTLTGGTQHVESAHCTGQNTVAIGIENEGTYSTVDPRSEQYAALVALITHICRQYGLRAYQIYGHRDFNNTECPGDRLYALIPQLRRDVAARIGGDPTGPVWPVLGSGASGEQVKTLQYLLVQRGASLTVDGSFGPATRSAVTAFQNTVHASADGVAGNQTWSQAVAPLARGASGSAVTAVQSQLVAHGIAVAVDGAFGPGTQSGVASFQSAASLPSDGVVDARTWSRLLA, from the coding sequence ATGACCACTGACCCCACCTCCCGCCCCGGCCGCCGCTCGGTGCTCGCCGGCGCCTTCGCGCTCGGCACCGGAACCCTGTTCGCGACCGCGCTCCCCGCCGGCACGGCACGCGCGGCCACCGGCCCGGCGATCGCCTCCGCGGCCACCTGGGGCGCCCGGCCCGCGTCCGGCCCGCTCACCGTCCTGCCGGGCGCGCCGGACAAGGTGATCGTGCACCACACCGCGACCGCCAACGTCACCGACTACTCGCAGGCCGCCGCGTTCTCGCTGGCCAGGTCGATGCAGACCTACCAGATGGACAGCGAGGGCTGGATCGACACCGGCCAGCACTTCACCGTCAGCCGCGGCGCGTACATCACGGAAGGCCGCCACAACAGCCTGTCCACGCTGACCGGCGGCACCCAGCACGTGGAGTCCGCCCACTGCACGGGGCAGAACACGGTGGCGATCGGGATCGAGAACGAGGGCACCTACAGCACCGTCGACCCGCGCAGCGAGCAGTACGCGGCGCTGGTCGCCCTCATCACCCACATCTGCCGCCAGTACGGGCTGCGGGCCTACCAGATCTACGGGCACCGCGACTTCAACAACACCGAGTGCCCCGGCGACCGCCTCTACGCGCTGATCCCGCAGCTGCGCCGCGACGTGGCCGCCCGGATCGGCGGGGACCCGACCGGTCCGGTGTGGCCGGTGCTGGGCAGCGGCGCCTCGGGCGAGCAGGTGAAGACCCTGCAGTACCTGCTGGTGCAGCGGGGCGCCTCACTGACCGTGGACGGCTCGTTCGGTCCCGCCACCCGCAGCGCCGTCACGGCCTTCCAGAACACGGTGCACGCCTCGGCCGACGGCGTCGCGGGCAACCAGACGTGGAGCCAGGCGGTCGCGCCGCTCGCGCGCGGGGCCTCGGGCAGCGCGGTGACCGCCGTGCAGAGCCAGCTGGTTGCGCACGGCATCGCGGTGGCGGTCGACGGCGCCTTCGGGCCCGGGACGCAGTCCGGGGTGGCGTCCTTCCAGAGCGCGGCGTCGCTGCCCTCCGACGGCGTGGTGGACGCCCGGACCTGGAGCCGGCTGCTCGCCTGA
- a CDS encoding peptidoglycan-binding protein, giving the protein MKHIAALRGLAVAVLALVAFDLLPAQAQAVDSTTWIQRNLVGIGYLASGGVDGDYGPATTAAVRRFQGDNGLDEDGAYGPRTELALHNKVAEVQRATGSGADGAYGAGTTSSVAAWQRAHGLGSDGIAGPATMNALGIARTVRISAQWKFPALGWSVSGQFGCLEQIYTHESGWKVYATNPSSGAYGIPQALPATKMASAGSDWQTNPATQLTWGLNYIKSRYGDPCSAWSFWQSHNWY; this is encoded by the coding sequence GTGAAACACATCGCAGCCCTGCGCGGCCTCGCCGTGGCCGTGCTCGCACTCGTCGCCTTCGACCTGCTGCCCGCACAGGCGCAGGCCGTCGACTCGACCACCTGGATCCAGCGCAACCTGGTCGGGATCGGCTACCTGGCGAGCGGCGGCGTCGACGGCGACTACGGCCCGGCCACCACGGCCGCCGTCCGCAGGTTCCAGGGCGACAACGGGCTCGACGAGGACGGCGCCTACGGCCCCAGGACCGAGCTCGCCCTCCACAACAAGGTCGCCGAGGTCCAGCGCGCGACCGGCTCCGGCGCCGACGGGGCCTACGGCGCGGGGACGACCTCCTCGGTCGCCGCCTGGCAGCGGGCGCACGGTCTCGGCTCCGACGGCATCGCCGGGCCCGCCACCATGAACGCGCTGGGGATCGCCCGGACGGTGCGGATCAGCGCGCAGTGGAAGTTCCCCGCCCTCGGCTGGAGCGTGAGCGGGCAGTTCGGGTGCCTGGAGCAGATCTACACCCACGAGAGCGGCTGGAAGGTCTACGCGACCAACCCCTCGTCCGGTGCGTACGGAATACCCCAGGCGCTGCCGGCCACCAAGATGGCGTCCGCCGGGTCCGACTGGCAGACCAACCCGGCCACCCAGCTCACCTGGGGCCTGAACTACATCAAGTCGCGCTACGGCGACCCGTGCTCGGCGTGGAGCTTCTGGCAGTCCCACAACTGGTACTGA